In Desulfosediminicola ganghwensis, a single window of DNA contains:
- a CDS encoding M20 family metallopeptidase, protein MRSQIAEFLKNSEQDLFRLLRELVLQSSYSRDKAGVDVVGEIISRELSTLPMDLKRYESSEYGNNLLFRSPACCPGTKPILLVGHMDTVFPPDSHFNWFKEENGKVFGPGVIDMKGGLVVAIFALKALYKMGLLPSLPITLLCNSDEEIGSPSSRQLIADEGARSLLAMVFECGGLGGEIVTGRKGKTGYSLSVQGKAGHAAFAGKDKASAILELARKTIAMEQLNDPGRQLVVNVGVVAGGLGPNTIAENASAQIDTRFLTAADARHCHAALNSITNECTTPETHAELTVTSRRDPMEQSAANKMLYTAIYKEAQQLGLPLREELRSGVSDANIIAGVKTPVIDGLGPIGDLDHSDREYMLRDSLLERTLLTACSIITLWENHSAQPS, encoded by the coding sequence ATGCGTAGCCAGATTGCCGAGTTTTTAAAAAACAGTGAGCAGGACCTGTTCCGGTTGTTGCGGGAACTGGTCCTGCAGTCAAGTTACAGCCGGGATAAGGCTGGCGTTGATGTAGTTGGAGAAATCATCAGCCGGGAACTCTCAACTCTGCCGATGGATTTAAAACGCTACGAATCGAGCGAATACGGCAACAATCTGTTGTTTCGGAGCCCTGCCTGCTGCCCGGGTACCAAGCCTATTCTGCTGGTGGGTCACATGGATACCGTGTTTCCACCAGACAGCCATTTCAATTGGTTTAAGGAAGAAAACGGTAAAGTCTTCGGGCCCGGTGTGATCGACATGAAAGGCGGTCTGGTGGTCGCCATATTTGCCTTGAAGGCGCTTTACAAGATGGGGCTCTTGCCTTCTCTTCCCATTACGCTGCTCTGCAATTCCGATGAGGAAATCGGTTCCCCTTCCTCCCGCCAACTCATTGCCGATGAAGGGGCCAGGAGTTTGTTGGCCATGGTCTTTGAATGTGGCGGCCTTGGCGGTGAAATAGTGACCGGCCGCAAAGGCAAAACAGGTTATTCACTGAGCGTTCAAGGCAAAGCCGGCCATGCTGCTTTTGCTGGCAAGGACAAAGCCAGTGCCATCCTCGAACTCGCCCGTAAAACTATCGCCATGGAGCAATTAAACGACCCCGGGCGACAACTTGTGGTAAATGTAGGTGTGGTGGCTGGTGGCTTGGGGCCCAACACCATTGCAGAAAATGCCTCTGCCCAGATAGACACCCGATTTCTCACAGCAGCAGATGCCAGGCACTGCCATGCTGCACTCAACAGTATAACCAATGAGTGCACTACACCAGAAACACACGCAGAACTGACAGTCACTTCGAGGCGTGATCCGATGGAACAGAGTGCTGCCAACAAAATGCTCTACACTGCGATTTATAAAGAAGCTCAGCAGCTTGGTCTTCCCCTGAGAGAGGAATTGAGAAGTGGTGTCTCCGACGCCAATATCATAGCTGGAGTGAAAACCCCGGTGATCGACGGCCTTGGGCCAATCGGCGACCTCGATCACAGTGATCGTGAGTATATGTTGCGGGATAGCCTCCTTGAGCGGACTCTCCTCACGGCCTGTTCAATCATAACCCTTTGGGAGAACCATTCGGCCCAGCCCTCCTGA
- a CDS encoding KamA family radical SAM protein, producing MNAPSTTEAEIMTESVSASFDSYTKELLETLSGKAEGTVEAADKIEIANLLENAQSQQLTAPIVDLFNRLLELQEKTGASPADFGIPIDQLEQLARKHEEIDEHMVSVGGRLTQALPIASTANSRVEEYLAKKDTEAPSGIELWETIEENRKKIQSELGMSDDDWNSFNGQIRYAIDSVETLAKLIDLPADVLESIANVTKTYRMRLTPYYTSLIMPGAINDPIMLQSVPTGEMVQNAGIEIPPVAADHSPARLVDQFYPRVVTIKATNMCAMYCTHCLRLAHIGKKDKVYSKEAYGEALDYIRKNDRIRDVLITGGDAFLLPNSLLEWLLGELDSIDHIKAKRLGTRIPVTAPMRVDDGLLDILEASNDKKPIRVVTQINTPQEITPVSRNVFRQISKRTFTVLNQAVLLKGINDTRVKMWKLCETVQEAYVRPYYLFNCSYRNPQFKHFRVPLEVGRDLVESMYGNISGDAIPRYIATAGGKIPLHRSNVVSGSDGQYVLKKPWSGEEVSYPDADPDVYQQDNFAFKMK from the coding sequence ATGAACGCACCAAGTACAACTGAAGCAGAGATCATGACAGAGTCCGTATCCGCATCATTTGACAGCTACACCAAAGAATTACTTGAGACCCTGAGCGGCAAGGCAGAAGGCACGGTTGAAGCGGCTGACAAAATTGAAATTGCAAATCTACTTGAAAACGCGCAAAGCCAGCAACTCACTGCGCCGATTGTCGATCTGTTCAACAGGCTGCTTGAATTGCAGGAGAAAACCGGAGCTTCCCCCGCAGACTTCGGCATACCCATTGACCAGTTGGAGCAACTCGCCAGAAAGCATGAGGAAATTGACGAGCACATGGTCTCCGTCGGCGGTCGCCTCACCCAGGCTCTGCCTATCGCCAGCACTGCCAACAGCAGGGTTGAAGAGTACCTTGCCAAAAAAGATACGGAAGCGCCAAGTGGTATCGAACTCTGGGAAACAATAGAGGAGAACAGGAAAAAGATTCAGTCCGAGCTCGGGATGAGCGATGACGACTGGAACTCGTTCAACGGCCAGATCCGTTACGCCATCGACTCTGTCGAAACCCTGGCCAAACTGATCGACTTGCCAGCAGATGTGCTTGAGTCCATTGCCAATGTCACTAAGACCTACCGCATGCGCCTCACCCCGTATTACACCAGCCTCATTATGCCGGGCGCCATCAACGACCCGATTATGCTGCAATCAGTACCCACAGGAGAGATGGTTCAAAATGCGGGAATTGAAATACCGCCCGTCGCGGCCGACCACTCCCCGGCCCGCCTGGTCGACCAGTTTTACCCGAGGGTAGTGACCATCAAGGCAACCAACATGTGCGCGATGTACTGCACCCACTGCCTGCGTCTTGCCCACATTGGTAAAAAAGACAAGGTCTACTCCAAAGAGGCATATGGCGAAGCTCTTGACTACATCCGAAAAAATGATCGTATCCGCGACGTGTTGATCACCGGTGGCGACGCCTTTTTACTGCCAAATTCGCTGCTTGAATGGCTGCTTGGCGAGCTCGACAGTATCGACCACATCAAGGCCAAGCGACTTGGCACTCGTATTCCGGTTACCGCACCAATGCGCGTCGATGATGGGCTGCTCGACATCCTGGAGGCCAGCAACGACAAGAAACCGATCAGGGTCGTTACCCAGATTAATACCCCACAGGAAATCACTCCGGTATCCCGAAATGTCTTCCGGCAGATTTCCAAGCGCACCTTCACCGTTCTCAACCAGGCGGTACTGCTGAAAGGAATCAACGATACCCGGGTCAAGATGTGGAAATTGTGCGAAACAGTGCAGGAAGCATATGTTCGCCCGTACTACCTTTTCAACTGCAGCTACCGAAACCCGCAATTCAAGCATTTCAGGGTACCTCTGGAAGTCGGCCGTGATCTTGTGGAATCGATGTACGGCAATATCTCGGGTGATGCCATACCACGTTATATCGCCACCGCCGGCGGCAAAATCCCATTGCATCGTTCCAACGTTGTCAGCGGTAGTGATGGCCAGTATGTGCTGAAGAAACCCTGGAGCGGAGAAGAGGTCAGCTACCCTGACGCTGATCCGGATGTCTATCAGCAGGATAATTTTGCCTTCAAGATGAAATAG
- a CDS encoding isochorismatase family protein: MNSLNPEQDALLIVDIQNDFLPGGSLAITDGDSIIPTINSYIKKFADAGAAIFASRDYHPAEHISFKDQGGPWPPHCVVGTWGVQFHPDLQLSDNTIYIEKGTNIGKEAYSAMDETPLAGKLQQAAIKRVFICGVATDYCVLASGKDLLAAAFEVVLLMDAIKAVDVNPGDGDRAVAELISSGATQLTINNL, encoded by the coding sequence ATGAACTCATTAAATCCAGAGCAGGATGCGCTCCTCATTGTTGATATCCAGAATGACTTTCTCCCCGGCGGCAGTCTGGCCATTACCGATGGAGATAGTATTATCCCGACAATAAACAGTTATATTAAGAAATTCGCCGATGCTGGTGCTGCTATATTTGCCAGCAGAGATTATCATCCGGCTGAACATATCTCCTTCAAGGACCAGGGTGGTCCCTGGCCACCTCATTGTGTGGTCGGAACATGGGGAGTGCAATTCCACCCGGATCTGCAGCTTAGTGATAACACCATCTATATAGAAAAAGGCACTAATATCGGCAAAGAAGCATACTCGGCAATGGATGAAACTCCCCTCGCCGGCAAATTGCAGCAAGCAGCTATCAAGCGGGTCTTTATCTGCGGCGTTGCCACCGATTACTGCGTGCTTGCCTCTGGCAAAGACCTGCTCGCAGCCGCATTTGAGGTGGTACTGCTCATGGACGCCATTAAAGCTGTCGACGTGAACCCGGGTGATGGTGACCGGGCTGTTGCCGAGCTGATCTCCTCTGGTGCGACCCAGCTAACTATCAATAACCTTTAA